One window of the Tetragenococcus koreensis genome contains the following:
- a CDS encoding pyridoxal phosphate-dependent aminotransferase: MRDFEKSGKLEGVSYDVRGPVVAEADRMQEEGVSILKLNTGNPATFGFEAPNEVVRDLIMNVRESEGYSDSKGVFSARKAIEQYCQLRDFPEVSINDIYTGNGVSELITMSMQGLCNNGDEVLIPMPDYPLWTASVSLAGGKPVHYICDEASEWNPDLDDIRSKITSKTKAIVLINPNNPTGAVYPKEILEGVVKIAREFDLIIFSDEIYDRLIMDEYTHIPIATLAPDRPVVTFSGLSKSHRIAGFRVGWMVISGDKSHIKDYIEGLNMLSSMRLCSNVLSQQVIQTVLGGYQSVDELLLPGGRIYEQREYIYNAINNIEGLSAVKPKAAFYIFPKIDTKRFNIVNDEQFVLDFLHEYHVLLVHGGGFNWQQPDHFRIVYLPNLDDLKLTMDKMSGFLANYRQK, from the coding sequence ATGAGAGATTTTGAAAAATCCGGCAAACTTGAAGGGGTCAGTTATGATGTTCGCGGCCCAGTCGTAGCAGAAGCAGATCGCATGCAAGAAGAAGGAGTCAGTATTTTAAAATTGAATACTGGTAATCCTGCAACATTTGGGTTTGAAGCCCCAAATGAAGTGGTTCGTGATTTAATTATGAACGTGCGGGAATCAGAAGGCTATTCTGATTCAAAGGGGGTCTTTTCAGCTAGGAAAGCAATTGAACAGTATTGTCAATTGCGTGATTTTCCTGAGGTTTCAATTAACGATATTTATACTGGAAATGGCGTCAGTGAATTGATTACGATGTCGATGCAAGGTCTTTGTAATAATGGGGATGAAGTACTTATTCCTATGCCAGACTATCCGTTATGGACGGCCTCTGTGTCATTAGCAGGAGGCAAGCCAGTTCATTATATTTGTGATGAAGCCAGTGAATGGAATCCTGATTTGGACGATATTCGTTCTAAGATAACTAGCAAAACGAAAGCAATTGTTTTGATTAACCCTAATAATCCAACTGGAGCAGTTTATCCTAAAGAAATTTTGGAAGGCGTCGTTAAGATTGCCAGAGAATTTGACTTGATTATCTTTTCTGATGAAATTTATGATCGCTTGATAATGGATGAATATACTCATATTCCGATTGCGACATTAGCGCCGGATCGTCCAGTAGTGACGTTCAGTGGATTGTCTAAATCACATCGTATAGCTGGTTTTCGTGTGGGCTGGATGGTGATAAGCGGAGATAAATCTCATATTAAAGACTATATTGAAGGTTTGAATATGCTTTCATCTATGCGTTTATGTTCCAATGTCTTGTCACAGCAAGTTATTCAAACAGTACTGGGTGGTTATCAAAGTGTTGATGAATTATTGTTACCAGGTGGACGTATCTATGAACAACGTGAGTATATTTACAACGCTATCAATAATATTGAAGGACTCTCAGCAGTTAAACCTAAAGCGGCTTTTTATATTTTTCCAAAAATTGATACGAAGCGTTTCAATATTGTCAATGATGAACAATTTGTCTTGGACTTTCTACATGAATACCACGTTTTATTAGTCCATGGCGGTGGTTTTAATTGGCAACAACCAGATCATTTTCGGATTGTTTATTTACCAAATCTAGATGATTTAAAATTAACGATGGATAAAATGAGCGGATTTTTAGCAAATTATAGACAAAAATAA
- a CDS encoding aldo/keto reductase: protein MTAKVELGTSGLNINPIGFGANAIGGHNLYPNLDEEENKQLLKYVIDSGVNFLDTAYVYGLGRSEELIGEVVKELGNREQLVIATKGAQNGDEIDNSPEFLKKTVRESLKRLQTDYIDLFYIHFPDDNTPKDEAVQALKELKEEGLIHSIGVSNFSLEQLKEANKNGDVDVFEGYYNLLHRESEKELFPYLRENHISFVPYFPFQSGLLTGKYKGNETFPEGDLRGGQEDFQGDKFQENVKKVDQLKKIAAAKDTTVANIVLAFYLQIDVIDAIIPGAKRKEQVDSNLKTLDVSLTKDEAQLIDRIFS, encoded by the coding sequence ATGACAGCAAAAGTAGAATTAGGAACTTCTGGATTAAATATCAATCCAATTGGTTTTGGCGCCAATGCCATTGGGGGCCATAATTTATATCCTAACTTGGATGAAGAAGAAAATAAACAACTATTGAAATATGTCATCGATTCAGGGGTTAACTTTTTAGACACAGCTTATGTTTATGGCCTAGGTCGTTCAGAAGAATTGATCGGAGAAGTAGTAAAAGAACTAGGAAATCGTGAGCAATTAGTTATTGCCACTAAAGGTGCACAAAATGGCGATGAAATTGATAATTCTCCTGAATTTTTGAAGAAAACAGTTCGTGAATCGCTTAAAAGACTACAGACCGATTATATCGACTTATTTTATATTCATTTTCCTGATGACAATACGCCTAAAGATGAAGCTGTACAAGCTTTAAAAGAATTGAAAGAGGAAGGATTAATCCATTCAATTGGGGTTTCCAATTTCTCATTGGAACAATTAAAAGAAGCCAATAAAAACGGCGATGTTGATGTATTTGAAGGGTATTATAACTTATTACACCGTGAGTCTGAAAAAGAGCTATTCCCTTATTTACGGGAAAACCACATTTCATTTGTACCCTATTTTCCATTTCAATCTGGCCTTTTAACTGGTAAATATAAGGGGAATGAAACATTTCCTGAAGGAGATTTACGCGGAGGTCAAGAAGATTTCCAAGGCGATAAGTTTCAAGAAAACGTTAAAAAAGTTGATCAATTGAAAAAAATCGCAGCAGCAAAAGATACAACTGTTGCAAATATCGTATTGGCATTTTATTTACAAATTGATGTTATCGATGCTATTATTCCAGGCGCTAAACGGAAAGAGCAAGTCGACAGCAATTTGAAAACTCTTGATGTCTCCCTAACAAAGGATGAAGCACAGCTCATTGACCGAATTTTTTCTTAA
- a CDS encoding glycogen/starch/alpha-glucan phosphorylase, which produces MTKEEIKKELRQRLRDTYALELEDAGPVELFYSLGGLVKAVSNEKWQKTWKNYLTEGQKQVYYFSIEFLPGKLLKSNLLNLGILDEVRTTLADINVDLEELANVEKDMALGNGGLGRLASCFMDSIASCGLPGNGNGIRYDYGLFKQQFMDGYQVELPDEWLKRGNVWEIRRESKACDVHLFGNVYMKRLANGKLEPVEENQTTVRAVPYDTGMIGYQNGIVNTMRLWSVEIPVSEEAKYHNLGERRTIEDLTAVLYPDDSQESGRLVRLAQEYFFVSAGIQSIIRYYKKLNLPWHSLSEKIAIHINDTHPAMCVPELMRVLMDENGLNWEFAWDITVKVLSYTNHTIMAEALEKWPVYLMKRVVPRIYQIIEEIDRRYVMSMQGIHPQDLIQRTRLLQNDQIYMAHLAIIGSHSTNGVAKIHSDLLKTIVLHDFYVVYPERFNNKTNGIAERRWMQLANEPLSDVMDELITDSWRKAPQNLKLLMNYQNDEVALKKLREAKLVKKEELASYILETTGIQVSPNAIFDVQIKRLHAYKRQLMNLLHILKLYFDIKDNPEIDLTPRVFIFGAKAAPSYSYAKSIIKVINEAADMINNDASLQDKIKVVFLPNYNVSLAEKIIPAADVSEQISLASKEASGTSNMKLMLNGAVTIATLDGANIEIKDAVGDDNIYIFGLTEKEVYNYYENQDYSSQKIYDEDEELQRILDAFIDGTIPNIEFEGQEIYDSLLKFNDEYFLLRDFHDYARAQEQIDHDYKDAVLWQKKSLANIANAGGFSADETVKAYAEDIWQIEPIFAHTEKEGTTNGSHPF; this is translated from the coding sequence TTGACAAAAGAAGAGATTAAAAAGGAACTACGCCAGCGTTTGAGAGACACTTACGCATTGGAATTAGAAGATGCAGGTCCTGTCGAGTTATTTTATAGCTTAGGCGGGCTAGTTAAAGCTGTTTCTAACGAAAAATGGCAAAAAACATGGAAAAATTATCTAACAGAAGGACAAAAACAAGTTTATTATTTTTCGATTGAATTTTTACCGGGAAAATTACTAAAAAGCAACTTATTAAATTTAGGAATTTTAGATGAAGTAAGAACTACTCTGGCAGATATTAATGTTGATCTTGAAGAACTGGCTAATGTTGAAAAAGATATGGCCTTAGGCAATGGCGGATTAGGACGGTTAGCTTCTTGCTTTATGGATTCGATTGCTTCTTGCGGTTTGCCAGGCAATGGGAATGGAATCCGCTATGACTACGGGTTATTCAAACAACAATTTATGGATGGCTACCAAGTAGAACTTCCCGATGAATGGTTAAAAAGAGGGAATGTCTGGGAAATCCGTCGTGAAAGTAAAGCTTGCGATGTGCATTTATTCGGTAATGTTTATATGAAACGTCTGGCTAACGGGAAGTTAGAACCAGTCGAAGAAAACCAGACCACTGTGCGCGCTGTACCTTACGATACAGGGATGATTGGTTACCAAAATGGCATTGTCAACACTATGCGTTTATGGAGCGTAGAGATCCCTGTTTCAGAAGAAGCAAAATACCATAATCTTGGTGAAAGACGAACTATTGAAGACTTAACTGCTGTGCTTTATCCTGATGATTCGCAAGAAAGCGGTCGTTTGGTTCGATTGGCTCAAGAATACTTTTTTGTATCGGCTGGTATTCAAAGTATTATTCGCTACTACAAGAAGCTCAATCTACCATGGCATTCGTTAAGTGAAAAAATTGCTATTCATATTAATGATACGCATCCTGCGATGTGTGTACCAGAATTAATGCGCGTTTTGATGGATGAAAATGGTCTCAATTGGGAATTTGCCTGGGACATAACTGTCAAAGTGTTGAGTTATACAAACCATACCATAATGGCTGAAGCTTTAGAAAAATGGCCAGTTTATCTGATGAAACGTGTGGTTCCTCGAATTTATCAGATCATTGAAGAAATTGATCGACGCTATGTGATGTCTATGCAAGGTATTCATCCGCAAGATTTGATTCAAAGGACACGTTTGCTGCAAAATGATCAAATTTACATGGCGCATTTAGCCATCATCGGTAGTCATAGCACAAACGGTGTAGCTAAAATCCATTCTGATTTATTGAAGACGATTGTTCTACACGATTTTTATGTGGTTTATCCAGAACGGTTTAATAATAAAACGAATGGGATTGCAGAACGTCGCTGGATGCAGTTGGCCAATGAACCTTTGTCAGACGTTATGGATGAATTGATTACTGATTCTTGGCGGAAAGCACCACAAAACTTGAAATTGTTAATGAACTATCAAAATGATGAAGTTGCTTTAAAAAAATTACGTGAAGCAAAATTAGTGAAAAAAGAAGAATTAGCTTCTTATATCTTGGAAACAACTGGGATTCAGGTATCTCCCAATGCTATTTTCGATGTGCAAATTAAACGGCTCCATGCTTATAAACGTCAGCTAATGAACTTACTGCATATTTTGAAATTGTACTTTGATATTAAAGATAATCCGGAAATAGATCTGACACCACGTGTGTTCATTTTTGGTGCGAAAGCCGCGCCTAGTTATAGTTATGCTAAATCGATTATCAAAGTGATCAACGAAGCCGCTGATATGATTAATAATGATGCATCATTGCAAGACAAAATCAAAGTGGTATTTTTGCCAAATTATAATGTTTCCTTGGCTGAAAAAATCATCCCAGCAGCAGATGTTAGCGAACAGATTTCATTGGCATCTAAAGAAGCATCAGGGACCAGCAATATGAAATTGATGCTAAACGGGGCTGTGACCATTGCGACATTGGATGGCGCAAACATCGAAATTAAGGATGCTGTTGGTGATGATAACATTTATATTTTTGGTCTAACTGAAAAAGAGGTTTATAACTATTACGAAAACCAAGACTATTCCTCTCAAAAAATTTACGATGAAGATGAAGAATTACAACGTATTCTAGATGCATTTATTGATGGAACAATTCCTAATATTGAATTTGAAGGTCAAGAAATTTATGATTCTCTATTGAAATTTAATGACGAATATTTCTTATTACGAGACTTCCACGATTACGCGCGGGCGCAAGAACAAATTGATCATGATTATAAAGATGCAGTATTATGGCAGAAAAAAAGTCTAGCAAATATCGCTAATGCTGGTGGATTTTCGGCAGATGAGACAGTGAAAGCTTACGCAGAAGATATTTGGCAAATTGAACCGATATTTGCGCATACAGAAAAAGAGGGAACAACTAATGGCAGTCATCCGTTTTAA
- the glgA gene encoding glycogen synthase GlgA produces MKLLFAAAECAPFFKTGGLGDVAGTLPKVLAKEGTETVVVLPYFTKMPDKYKNQLKDVFNFEVNVGWRKQYCGVKRLDMDKVTYYFIDSLYYFDREALYGYYDDGERFAFFQMAVIELMEKIAFIPDILQVNDYHTAMIPFLLKEKYHWIEAYRNIRTVLTIHNIQFQGQYGSEILPDLFGMGTERYNDGTLRLGDAVNFMKAGILYADRITTVSPSYAQEIQTPEFGCGLEVILRMEAGKLSGILNGIDYEANDPETDPVLNEHYSVKDLSGKYQNKADLQRLMGLNEDPEVPLLAVVSRLTYQKGFHLLLDEFENLLQIDIQFVLLGTGDPDFERGFAEIAQRYPGKSSVAIDFDVELAQKIYASSDLFLMPSAFEPCGLSQMIAMRYGTLPVVHEVGGLKDTVVPYNPVEGTGTGFGFQDFSSFQLMECIKKAIELYHFSPETWQKMVQAAMIQDFSWTTSCRQYLDLYQQLATVE; encoded by the coding sequence ATGAAGCTTCTTTTTGCTGCGGCAGAATGTGCACCGTTTTTTAAAACAGGGGGACTAGGTGATGTTGCTGGAACATTGCCTAAGGTACTCGCTAAAGAAGGCACAGAAACGGTAGTGGTTTTACCTTATTTTACTAAAATGCCGGACAAATATAAAAACCAGCTAAAAGATGTATTTAATTTTGAAGTTAACGTTGGCTGGCGGAAACAATATTGTGGCGTTAAACGATTAGATATGGATAAGGTAACTTATTATTTTATAGATAGCCTTTACTATTTCGATCGAGAAGCTTTATATGGGTATTATGATGATGGCGAACGTTTTGCTTTTTTTCAAATGGCTGTTATCGAATTAATGGAAAAAATTGCGTTTATCCCTGATATTCTACAGGTAAATGACTATCATACCGCAATGATTCCCTTTTTATTAAAAGAAAAATATCATTGGATTGAGGCATACCGTAATATTCGTACAGTGTTAACGATTCACAATATTCAGTTTCAAGGCCAATACGGTAGTGAGATTTTACCAGATTTATTTGGAATGGGTACAGAGCGCTATAACGATGGTACATTGCGTTTAGGTGATGCAGTGAATTTTATGAAAGCTGGCATTTTGTATGCAGATCGAATAACGACTGTTAGCCCTTCTTACGCTCAAGAAATTCAGACACCTGAATTTGGTTGTGGTTTAGAAGTTATCTTGCGGATGGAAGCTGGAAAACTGAGTGGCATTTTAAATGGCATCGATTATGAAGCAAACGATCCGGAAACAGATCCAGTTTTGAATGAACATTATTCTGTTAAGGACCTAAGTGGAAAATACCAAAATAAGGCTGATTTACAAAGGTTGATGGGCTTAAATGAGGATCCAGAAGTTCCATTGCTTGCGGTAGTCAGTCGTTTGACCTATCAAAAAGGGTTTCACCTCTTATTAGATGAGTTTGAAAATTTACTACAAATAGATATTCAGTTTGTCTTATTAGGGACGGGCGATCCGGATTTTGAACGAGGCTTTGCAGAAATTGCGCAAAGGTATCCGGGAAAAAGTTCGGTAGCGATTGATTTTGATGTCGAGCTAGCGCAAAAAATATATGCCAGCTCAGATCTTTTCCTAATGCCTTCAGCCTTTGAACCATGTGGCTTATCGCAGATGATTGCTATGCGTTATGGTACTTTGCCGGTAGTGCATGAAGTAGGCGGACTAAAAGATACGGTAGTTCCTTATAACCCGGTTGAAGGAACAGGAACCGGATTTGGATTTCAAGATTTTTCTTCTTTCCAACTTATGGAATGTATAAAAAAAGCAATAGAATTGTACCATTTTTCACCTGAAACTTGGCAAAAGATGGTTCAAGCAGCGATGATCCAAGATTTCAGTTGGACAACTAGCTGTCGCCAGTATCTTGACTTGTATCAGCAATTGGCTACAGTAGAGTAA
- a CDS encoding glycoside hydrolase family 13 protein, translated as MAVIRFNPWKKVYKKPFGAVKENEVAIFMIEVIAEKVVSVQLIIHKDFQKDKTVNMSKTGETEFSCEYFFNHQAGLYFYHFEVQTQVDDEIITEFYGPTEQGGEGQKFSSAETVWDYQVTCYKRAEKAPDWYRNGIFYQIFPDRFANGNPNRIINSPKKNTYIYATEEDEPLYVKGPDGEILRWDFFGGNFKGILQKIPYLKELGVNGIYLNPIFEASSNHRYDTADYFSIDPVLGTQEEFKNLLDTLHENEMHLILDGVFSHVGQNSRYFNVNGTYGENTGAYNDRYSPYYSWFTFNDYPDDYASWWGIKDLPEVNKEDPGFQKFIYGKEDSVLSKWTKMGVDGWRLDVADELPDEFIKGIRGNLENFSEKILLGEVWEDASNKISYNQRREYILGDHLQGVMNYPLRNSVIDLLSEKKSPKIVAMSLMKLYENYPVDIFFNNLNNIGTHDTERILSELGHHLKKMDLAFAMMFIFPGIPCIYYGDEAGLTGGKDPENRKFFPWETINQDIYDDCKKWVTFRKNNPLLKDGEVCFFYGKQLFGILRYSDDDYVALLINPGNYPTTVNGNLTFISDETSMVEEVHRRLSNRTLKENSYLLITSEQKRKSIEKYRSITKK; from the coding sequence ATGGCAGTCATCCGTTTTAATCCTTGGAAAAAAGTATACAAGAAACCTTTTGGCGCGGTTAAGGAAAATGAAGTTGCGATATTTATGATCGAAGTTATTGCTGAAAAAGTTGTCTCGGTTCAATTGATTATTCATAAGGACTTTCAAAAAGATAAAACAGTCAATATGTCAAAAACTGGAGAAACAGAATTTTCCTGCGAATATTTTTTTAATCATCAGGCAGGGCTATACTTCTATCACTTTGAAGTACAGACCCAAGTTGATGATGAGATTATAACTGAGTTTTATGGCCCAACCGAGCAAGGGGGAGAAGGGCAAAAATTCTCCTCCGCTGAGACTGTGTGGGATTATCAAGTGACTTGTTATAAAAGAGCTGAAAAGGCACCTGACTGGTACCGCAATGGTATTTTTTATCAAATTTTTCCTGATCGTTTTGCCAATGGTAATCCAAATCGTATTATCAATTCACCAAAAAAGAATACCTATATTTATGCCACCGAAGAAGATGAACCGCTATATGTCAAAGGGCCAGATGGCGAAATTTTGCGTTGGGACTTTTTTGGAGGCAATTTCAAAGGCATTCTCCAAAAGATTCCTTATTTAAAAGAATTAGGTGTTAACGGAATTTATTTGAATCCTATTTTTGAAGCAAGTAGTAATCATCGTTACGATACAGCTGACTATTTTTCCATTGATCCGGTGTTAGGTACACAAGAAGAATTTAAAAATTTACTTGATACCCTACACGAAAATGAGATGCATTTAATTTTAGACGGCGTTTTTAGCCATGTGGGTCAAAATAGTCGTTATTTCAATGTCAATGGTACTTATGGTGAAAATACAGGCGCCTATAATGACCGGTATAGTCCATATTATTCCTGGTTTACTTTTAATGACTATCCAGATGACTATGCTTCTTGGTGGGGGATTAAAGATTTACCCGAAGTAAATAAAGAAGACCCAGGTTTTCAAAAATTTATTTATGGCAAAGAGGATAGCGTTCTGTCTAAATGGACAAAGATGGGCGTTGATGGCTGGCGTTTAGACGTAGCTGATGAACTTCCTGATGAGTTTATCAAAGGGATTCGTGGAAACTTGGAAAACTTCTCAGAAAAAATTCTGTTAGGAGAAGTCTGGGAAGACGCTTCTAATAAGATTTCTTATAATCAAAGGCGAGAATATATTTTAGGAGACCACTTGCAAGGCGTTATGAATTATCCGCTGCGTAATAGTGTCATTGATTTGTTGAGTGAAAAGAAATCTCCCAAAATTGTCGCGATGTCATTAATGAAACTGTACGAAAACTATCCAGTTGATATCTTTTTTAATAACTTAAATAATATTGGCACTCATGATACTGAACGAATTTTATCCGAATTAGGACATCATTTGAAAAAAATGGATTTAGCTTTTGCGATGATGTTTATTTTTCCCGGAATTCCTTGTATCTATTACGGAGATGAGGCGGGTCTTACGGGTGGCAAAGACCCGGAAAACCGTAAATTTTTCCCATGGGAAACGATTAATCAAGATATTTATGATGATTGCAAAAAATGGGTTACTTTTCGTAAAAACAATCCGCTATTAAAAGATGGCGAAGTATGCTTCTTTTATGGTAAACAATTATTTGGCATTCTGCGTTACTCCGATGATGATTATGTAGCTCTTTTGATCAACCCAGGCAATTATCCAACGACAGTAAACGGAAATTTGACATTCATTAGTGATGAGACATCTATGGTTGAAGAAGTCCATCGACGTTTATCCAATCGTACTTTAAAAGAAAATAGTTATCTACTAATTACCAGTGAACAAAAACGTAAAAGTATCGAAAAATATCGCTCGATAACGAAAAAATAA
- a CDS encoding glucose-1-phosphate adenylyltransferase, with the protein MKTEMVAMILAGGQGTRLGKLTKNMAKPAVPFGGRYRIIDFTLSNCANAGIKNVGVVTQYQPLELNAHIGNGASWGLDGIDSGATILQPYSSSEGSKWFEGTAHAIYQNMDYIDQLDPQYVLILSGDHIYKMDYEAMLENHKQNHASLSVAVIEVPFKDASRFGIMNTDENDRIIEFDEKPENPKSNLASMGIYIFNWGRLRSVLRTGYAKDSTMSDFGKHVIPAYLDSGENVIAYRFKGYWKDVGTIDSLWESNMEFLNPEMDLDIRDKGWRIYSKNHISPPHFITEMGSAKDSLIADGCYIAGDVKHSVLSDDVQVKDGAAVSDSVVMSGATIGKNVVVKRAIIGENAIIGDNAEIDGTDEIEVVGYNEVIGVTLDED; encoded by the coding sequence ATGAAAACAGAAATGGTAGCTATGATTTTAGCAGGTGGACAAGGAACACGCCTGGGCAAGCTAACAAAAAATATGGCTAAGCCCGCCGTTCCTTTTGGTGGCAGATATCGGATTATCGATTTTACATTAAGTAATTGTGCGAACGCAGGAATTAAAAACGTAGGTGTAGTCACACAGTATCAACCTTTAGAATTAAATGCTCATATTGGAAATGGCGCTAGTTGGGGCCTAGATGGAATTGATTCAGGTGCAACGATTTTACAACCTTATTCAAGTTCAGAAGGTAGTAAATGGTTTGAGGGGACAGCACACGCAATCTATCAAAACATGGATTATATCGATCAGTTAGATCCACAATATGTTCTAATTCTATCTGGAGACCATATTTATAAAATGGACTATGAAGCAATGCTTGAAAATCATAAACAAAATCACGCGTCACTCTCGGTAGCAGTGATTGAAGTTCCTTTTAAAGATGCTTCGAGATTTGGGATTATGAACACCGACGAAAATGATCGAATTATTGAATTTGATGAAAAGCCGGAAAATCCTAAAAGTAATTTGGCTTCAATGGGAATTTATATTTTCAATTGGGGTCGCTTACGTAGCGTTTTACGCACAGGTTACGCCAAAGACAGTACGATGAGTGATTTTGGTAAACATGTTATTCCTGCTTATCTTGATAGTGGCGAAAATGTGATTGCTTATCGGTTTAAAGGCTATTGGAAAGATGTAGGAACGATTGATTCTCTTTGGGAATCCAATATGGAATTTTTGAATCCAGAGATGGACTTGGATATTCGTGATAAAGGATGGCGGATTTATTCTAAGAATCACATTTCGCCCCCGCATTTTATCACTGAAATGGGTTCAGCCAAAGACTCTTTGATCGCAGATGGCTGCTATATTGCAGGAGATGTAAAGCACAGTGTTTTATCTGATGATGTACAAGTAAAAGATGGTGCTGCTGTATCAGATAGTGTAGTGATGTCAGGTGCTACAATTGGTAAAAATGTTGTAGTGAAACGAGCGATTATTGGAGAAAACGCCATTATTGGCGATAATGCTGAAATTGATGGCACAGATGAAATAGAAGTTGTGGGTTATAATGAAGTGATTGGGGTGACATTGGATGAAGACTAA
- the glgD gene encoding glucose-1-phosphate adenylyltransferase subunit GlgD, giving the protein MKTNKMCALIGNLHRYNGLMPLIKNRPLATLPFDSKYRLIDFNLSNIANANIKSLFMVFNEGETSSVFDHIGGGKEWNLDGIQNRFFVHTYQDFIRKDDNNSSYYEVVIDYLRKSKSEYAVYMGSKILCNIDLKTLLHIHRTRNCDMTVVYKKIAKQQTSEEDILFTLDNEHTIREKTFAKDVTDQDEVNLCADIFIIKTDLLIEILQQKQAAGILGNVESFLRERISSTTNAYEYTGYLNNIFDIRSYYRANMDMLDTNKFNSLLYSSQKVYTKMKNEVPTYYTETSIVNSSQFATGCMIKGRVERSLIGRGVTIDEGAEVFDSLVFAGNVVKPSTTVRCAILDKNVEVDEGIRIEGTPEKPVVVEKGMHVTQDIIGG; this is encoded by the coding sequence ATGAAGACTAATAAAATGTGCGCCTTGATTGGAAATTTACACCGCTATAATGGGCTAATGCCGTTAATTAAAAATCGCCCGTTAGCTACTTTGCCTTTTGATAGTAAATATCGTTTGATTGATTTTAATCTTTCGAATATTGCCAACGCTAATATTAAATCCCTGTTTATGGTGTTCAATGAAGGTGAAACAAGTTCGGTTTTTGATCACATAGGTGGCGGTAAAGAGTGGAACTTAGATGGCATTCAAAATCGCTTTTTTGTTCATACTTACCAAGACTTTATTCGTAAAGATGATAATAATAGTAGTTATTATGAAGTGGTAATTGATTATCTACGCAAATCAAAATCAGAATATGCGGTTTATATGGGAAGTAAGATTTTGTGTAATATTGATTTAAAAACGTTACTTCATATTCATCGAACGCGAAATTGTGACATGACTGTAGTTTATAAAAAAATTGCAAAGCAGCAAACAAGTGAAGAAGATATTTTATTCACTTTAGATAATGAACATACGATTAGAGAGAAAACTTTTGCCAAAGATGTCACAGATCAAGATGAGGTCAATTTATGTGCAGATATTTTTATCATTAAAACAGACCTGTTGATTGAAATCTTGCAGCAAAAACAAGCAGCCGGCATCTTAGGAAATGTCGAAAGCTTCTTACGTGAACGAATTAGTTCAACGACCAATGCTTATGAATACACAGGTTATTTGAATAACATTTTTGATATTCGTTCTTACTACCGTGCAAACATGGATATGCTGGATACAAACAAATTTAATTCTCTTTTATATTCAAGCCAAAAAGTTTATACAAAAATGAAAAACGAAGTGCCCACTTATTATACAGAAACCTCGATTGTAAACAGCAGTCAATTTGCAACCGGCTGTATGATTAAAGGGCGGGTTGAACGCTCTCTTATTGGACGTGGGGTCACGATCGATGAAGGAGCTGAAGTATTTGATTCGCTTGTTTTTGCTGGCAACGTAGTGAAACCAAGTACTACGGTACGTTGTGCCATTTTGGATAAAAATGTAGAGGTAGACGAAGGAATTCGTATTGAAGGAACGCCTGAAAAACCAGTAGTGGTTGAAAAGGGAATGCATGTTACACAGGATATTATTGGAGGTTAA